From Pempheris klunzingeri isolate RE-2024b chromosome 16, fPemKlu1.hap1, whole genome shotgun sequence, a single genomic window includes:
- the LOC139215184 gene encoding XK-related protein 8-like, whose protein sequence is MGVFKFSCMDFLLTCMGLLFLLLDIGLDIWAAVSFYQEKAYVFLCILLLLLVGSSVLVQAFSWLWYSYEDFERETKAERCLSVRQLKLLHVLQLGIYFRHAGVMEMSFRSFFSKIHDPEGFAVFLSHDLSMLRLIETFSESAPQLVLMLTIILQRGEFGPVTVLKAIGSALTISFSVTMYHRSLRSFLPDKKKQQMVSSVVYFLWNLFLISSRITALALFAFVQPCFIFTHFLCSWLVLFFFAWRSKTSFMDSPCGEWLYRATVGLIWYFDWLSVVEGRTRYRTLLYHVYMLADISVLCSLWCWKMNTEPPYFEIPLLHGIIAAVSVVLVYILGLFLKMIYYKFYHPNLTKEELKGDSSERARNGQGPTRSTSLIVDEVDFAVPSPRNEDIDGVPRIMLQSWGTDTDVTDRSLPSPPTPDIRRCNKRMRKLAENFYS, encoded by the exons ATGGGTGTGTTCAAGTTCTCCTGCATGGACTTCCTCTTGACCTGCATGGGTCTGCTGTTCCTCCTGCTCGACATTGGGCTGGATATATGGGCCGCCGTGTCTTTCTACCAGGAAAAGGCCTATGTCTTCCTGTgtatcctgctgctgctcctcgtCGGCTCGTCCGTCCTCGTGCAGGCCTTCAGCTGGCTGTGGTACAGCTACGAGGACTTTGAGAGGGAGACGAAGGCCGAGAGGTGCCTCAGTGTGAGGCAGCTCAAGCTCCTCCATGTGCTGCAGCTGGGAATCTACTTCAG GCATGCAGGTGTCATGGAGATGTCTTTCCGCAGCTTCTTCTCAAAGATCCACGACCCCGAGGGTTTCGCGGTGTTCCTGAGCCACGACCTCAGCATGCTGCGGCTCATAGAGACGTTCTCAGAGAGCGCCCCTCAGCTCGTCCTCATGCTCACCATCATTCTGCAGCGGGGCGAGTTCGGGCCAGTGACAG tgttgAAGGCCATCGGGTCAGCCTTAACCATCTCCTTCAGCGTGACCATGTACCACCGCTCCCTGCGCTCCTTCCTGCCCGacaagaagaagcagcagatggTCTCATCGGTGGTCTACTTTCTCTGGAACCTGTTTCTCATCTCGTCCCGCATCACCGCCCTCGCCCTCTTCGCCTTTGTGCAGCCCTGCTTCATCTTCACCCACTTCCTTTGCTCTTGGCTGGTTTTATTCTTCTTCGCCTGGCGATCCAAGACTAGCTTCATGGACAGCCCTTGCGGAGAATGGCTTTACCGCGCCACTGTAGGCCTCATTTGGTATTTCGACTGGCTCAGTGTGGTCGAGGGGAGGACGAGGTACAGAACTCTGCTCTACCACGTGTACATGCTGGCCGATATCTCCGTCctctgcagtttgtggtgctggaAGATGAACACAGAGCCGccttattttgaaattccacTCTTACATGGCATAATCgctgctgtcagtgttgttCTAGTTTACATTCTTGGTCTCTTCcttaaaatgatatattataaGTTCTACCATCCAAATCTTACCAAAGAAGAGTTGAAAGGGGACAGCTCTGAGAGGGCCAGAAATGGACAGGGACCTACTAGGAGTACATCTCTGATTGTAGATGAGGTTGACTTTGCAGTGCCCTCACCCAGGAACGAGGACATAGACGGCGTTCCTCGGATAATGTTGCAGAGTTGGGGCACGGACACTGATGTTACAGATCGCAGCTTGCCCAGTCCACCAACGCCCGACATCAGACGCTGCAATAAAAGAATGAGGAAGCTGGCTGAGAACTTCTATTCCTGA